The DNA region CGCGAGTTCGTCGAGGCTCGCGACTCTGGCCTCGCGGGAGGTGAGGTGATGCAGCGTCGCGACGTACACCGCGAGGTCGAACGTCTCGGTCCGAAACGGGAGTCGCGCGGCGTCGCCGTGGACGAGCGACACGTCGAACCCGCGCTCGGCGGCGCGCTTGCGGGCTTCGCGCAGCAGTTGTCGGCTCACGTCGAGTCCGACGACGCTCCGCGCGTGCGACGCCAGTAACTCGCAGTGCCGCCCGTTCGCACAGCCGACGTCGAGCGCCCGCGTCGCCGGTCTCTCGTCGGCCACGTCGGCGACGAACGACTCTACCTCCGGCCACGGATACTCGCGGGTCGCCGCGAAGTGTTCGGCGATGGCGTCGTACGTCGCTCGCGGGTCGCCCTCCATGGGATAGAGTTCGGCGGGGAGAATAAACCAGCACCGGCCTGCGACGACCCGCGACGGCCCGTGAAGATCCTCGACAATTCACGACAACCCACGACGACTCACGACAACCCACGACGACTTGCGGTGACGCACCGCGACCCCATCTCGGCCCGGCGTTCAGAGGATTCAGAGGAGTGTGAACGCGAGCGCCGTCAGCGCGAGCAACACTACGACGTGTTTGATGCCGCCAGCGGGCGTCCCTTCGCCGAGTTGCCCCGCGACGACGCCGGAACACACCGCGTGGACGACGCACATGTGGTACAGCGTGAGCGTGTAGAGCCCGATGTCGACGCCCGTGAACCCGACGAGCGACGCCGGTCCGCCGGAGGTGACGCCTCCGTCCGGGGCGGCCGTCTGTGCCTCGTGGACCGCGGGGACGAACGCGAGCGTGATGGCGGCGACGATTGCGAGGAAGACGAAAAAGGAGATGTAGATGACTAGCTGGTAGGTGAGCATCTCCTGGCGGCGCTCCTCGCGGAGTCGCTCGGTCGCCTCGGCCTCGTCGGCGGCGATGCGGAGGACAGGACCGAGGTCACCGCTGGCGCGGGTAGCGTTGGCGATGAGCGCAACCGCTCGGGTTACCATCCCCGAGCCGACACGACGGTCGAAGCGCGCCAGCGCCGCCTCCACGTTTGCACCCCACTCGATGTCGCGCCGGAGTCGACGCACGTCCGGTGTGAGCGCTCCCAGGTCGCTGTCGGCGACGCGCTGGAAGCTCTCGACGACGGTCGAACCCGCCTCGTTGACGCTCGCCAGTCGGTCGAGGAAGTCCGGGACCGCCGCCTCGTACGCGCGGATGCGACGCTTCCGGAACTCGTGAGCGAGCGCGAACCCGCCGAGTGCGAGCGTCGTCGCCTCGACGAGCGGCCCGTCGAGCGCCGTCACCGCGCCGACGAGGTCGGCAGGGACCGTCGAGAAATCGATGCGAGCGACGAACCACAGAAGCGCCACCGGGACGCTGACCCACAGCGCCCGAACCGGCCGGTCGAGGAGCGCACCGGCGGGGTCGGAGAGCATCGCTCGAATCGGACGGATGCGGTCGTGGATTCGCAGGCGTTCCCTGTCGGCGCTCCAGCGGTCGGGCGGCACCTCCGCGGGGGCGACCGCGGTCAACGCGTCACCTTCGACCGTCCCGCCGTCGGCGACGACGTCGTCGTCCGTACCAGGGTCGAGACGGTTCGACGGCGGTCGGTACGACTGGGTGAGGCTATCGACGTAGACGACGTAGCCCGCCGTCGCCAGCGGGATTCCGAGATAGACGATGAACCGGAGCATCGCGAGCGTGTCGCTGA from Haloprofundus halobius includes:
- a CDS encoding class I SAM-dependent methyltransferase — translated: MEGDPRATYDAIAEHFAATREYPWPEVESFVADVADERPATRALDVGCANGRHCELLASHARSVVGLDVSRQLLREARKRAAERGFDVSLVHGDAARLPFRTETFDLAVYVATLHHLTSREARVASLDELARVLRPGGRALVSAWSTEHSTFEETAGFDTTVDWTLPGGERVPRFYHIYDPDEFRDDLGSSDLTPVDVFVSSGNCYAVVV
- a CDS encoding type II secretion system F family protein, whose translation is MILAAGVAFAVAFAVLLCAPLCLSVVHAPTNRLLTRASTLVFGDYVADDGPRKARQIDRLRAAHVAETHYAHASRTLFFSALLALAGACLGAGLGLLAISPLEAAEALAGTALVDDSGSMRHSARFLLLLAVGGGLAVCLGVGCYWARWYLHDATARTRANRIDASLPRTVAFVYALSRSGTSFPTVLSTLAENDDVYGEAAVEIGVAVREIEMFGVDVLTALSRTARRTPSEDMAEFAENLASVLGSGRNLSGFLHDQYERYETKAASQQLRYLELLATFAEAYVSLLVVGPLLLVTILVVIGLVLSDTLAMLRFIVYLGIPLATAGYVVYVDSLTQSYRPPSNRLDPGTDDDVVADGGTVEGDALTAVAPAEVPPDRWSADRERLRIHDRIRPIRAMLSDPAGALLDRPVRALWVSVPVALLWFVARIDFSTVPADLVGAVTALDGPLVEATTLALGGFALAHEFRKRRIRAYEAAVPDFLDRLASVNEAGSTVVESFQRVADSDLGALTPDVRRLRRDIEWGANVEAALARFDRRVGSGMVTRAVALIANATRASGDLGPVLRIAADEAEATERLREERRQEMLTYQLVIYISFFVFLAIVAAITLAFVPAVHEAQTAAPDGGVTSGGPASLVGFTGVDIGLYTLTLYHMCVVHAVCSGVVAGQLGEGTPAGGIKHVVVLLALTALAFTLL